A single region of the Selenomonas sp. oral taxon 920 genome encodes:
- a CDS encoding AAA family ATPase: protein MDKNILSALKYINVAEVDRADWIQVGMALKEEGYPCSIWDDWSQRDPRYHPGECEKKWAGFSGTATPVKGGTIVQMAKERGWMPCAEGAMAWDDTIEYDGNDGFNGFSPPDAWNPVQDLIDYLSLLFDPADRVGYVTGDVWQDGEGKWLPSKGVYDRTAGELIASLKKHANDIGATVGDWKPEVGGWIRFNPLDGEGVKNDNVTKFKYALVESDTLPIAEQDVLFRKLELPIAALVHSGGKSLHAIVHVDAIDYEEYRKRVEFLYDFMEKQGVPIDKQNRNPSRLSRMPGLTRNGNRQYLAATNIGRKSWTDWMDFVEGVTDELPPMTPLSAYKDNPPLLPEELIHGILRRGHKMLISGSSKAGKSFLLMELCVSIAEGIPWLGFACRQGRVLYVNLEIDPASCITRFLKIYDALHLSMNKSENIVIWNLRGHAVPLDQLVPKLVRRVRDLHFDAIVIDPIYKVITGDENKASEMGQFCNQFDKICTETGCSTIYCHHHSKGAQGNKRAMDRASGSGVFARDPDAQLDMIQLELDDDIKNNLRDGKATAWRLESSLREFENIESVNFWFEYPIHRLDTNGNLGEMPAQGTLEAGRMKNSHSKTAEACAEEFRNAYQALNMDGNVTVSDMMGYLNVSDKTVYARLKKLDGEFILKKGRILRNDGASKDFE, encoded by the coding sequence ATGGACAAGAATATCTTGTCGGCTTTGAAGTACATCAACGTTGCGGAGGTTGACCGCGCCGACTGGATTCAGGTAGGCATGGCACTCAAGGAGGAAGGTTATCCATGCTCCATCTGGGATGATTGGAGTCAGAGAGATCCTCGTTACCATCCCGGCGAATGCGAAAAGAAGTGGGCGGGCTTTAGCGGCACGGCCACTCCCGTCAAGGGTGGCACGATTGTGCAGATGGCGAAAGAGCGCGGCTGGATGCCCTGCGCTGAGGGAGCAATGGCATGGGACGACACCATCGAATATGACGGCAACGACGGCTTCAATGGATTTTCTCCGCCTGATGCGTGGAATCCCGTGCAGGATTTGATCGACTATCTTTCTCTGCTATTTGATCCTGCTGACCGAGTGGGCTATGTCACGGGTGACGTATGGCAGGATGGCGAGGGTAAGTGGCTGCCCAGTAAGGGCGTGTATGACCGCACGGCAGGGGAGCTGATCGCATCCCTCAAGAAGCACGCCAATGACATCGGAGCAACCGTGGGTGACTGGAAACCCGAGGTGGGCGGTTGGATTCGGTTCAATCCGCTGGATGGTGAGGGCGTGAAAAACGACAACGTCACCAAGTTCAAGTATGCCTTGGTGGAATCCGACACACTTCCCATCGCCGAGCAGGATGTCCTCTTCCGCAAGCTGGAACTGCCGATTGCAGCGCTCGTTCATAGCGGGGGCAAGAGCCTCCACGCCATTGTGCATGTGGATGCCATTGACTATGAGGAGTACCGAAAGCGGGTGGAGTTCCTCTATGACTTCATGGAAAAGCAGGGCGTACCCATCGACAAGCAGAACCGCAATCCCTCACGGCTTTCCCGGATGCCGGGGCTTACTCGAAACGGCAATCGCCAGTACCTCGCCGCAACGAACATCGGCAGGAAGTCATGGACGGACTGGATGGATTTCGTGGAGGGCGTGACGGATGAACTTCCACCGATGACCCCACTCTCGGCGTACAAGGACAATCCACCTTTGCTCCCCGAAGAGTTGATCCACGGAATCCTGCGGCGCGGGCATAAGATGCTCATTTCCGGATCGTCCAAGGCAGGAAAGTCGTTTCTCCTCATGGAGCTTTGCGTCTCCATCGCCGAGGGAATCCCGTGGCTGGGGTTCGCTTGCCGCCAAGGGCGGGTACTGTATGTCAATCTCGAAATTGATCCGGCAAGCTGCATCACCCGCTTCCTCAAAATTTACGATGCCCTTCATCTGTCTATGAACAAATCGGAAAACATCGTCATCTGGAATTTGCGCGGACATGCCGTTCCGCTCGACCAGCTTGTGCCAAAACTCGTCCGCCGTGTTCGTGACCTGCACTTTGATGCGATCGTCATCGACCCCATCTACAAGGTCATCACCGGGGACGAGAACAAGGCATCCGAGATGGGGCAGTTCTGCAACCAGTTTGACAAGATTTGCACGGAAACCGGCTGCTCCACGATTTACTGTCATCATCACAGCAAGGGCGCACAGGGAAACAAGCGAGCGATGGACAGGGCTTCCGGCTCCGGCGTATTTGCCCGCGACCCCGACGCCCAGCTCGACATGATCCAGTTGGAACTTGATGACGACATCAAGAACAACCTGCGCGATGGCAAGGCTACCGCTTGGCGATTGGAGTCGAGCCTTCGCGAATTCGAGAACATCGAGTCGGTGAACTTCTGGTTCGAGTATCCCATTCATCGGTTGGACACGAATGGAAATCTCGGTGAGATGCCCGCGCAGGGAACACTGGAGGCGGGACGCATGAAGAACAGTCACTCAAAGACTGCCGAGGCGTGTGCGGAGGAATTCCGAAACGCCTACCAGGCACTCAATATGGACGGAAACGTGACGGTTTCCGACATGATGGGTTATCTCAATGTATCGGACAAAACCGTCTACGCAAGGCTCAAAAAATTGGACGGCGAATTCATCCTCAAAAAAGGTCGTATTTTAAGGAATGACGGGGCTTCCAAGGATTTTGAGTAA
- a CDS encoding P27 family phage terminase small subunit has product MARDGTNRGGRRIRAGDKPEPLTDKIAGGRTAHIMEFPTTELDGTNLVDAADLYGEEMPTPSEFLSARQRNGKPLGADEIFRETWLWLKERGCERLVNPRLIESYAQAFARFIQCEEAMSQYGLIGKHPTTGGAIASPFVQMGQAFQKQSNLLWYEIFDIVKQNCTTTFSGSPQEDRMERLLRSRK; this is encoded by the coding sequence ATGGCGCGTGACGGAACAAATCGCGGAGGGCGGCGTATCCGGGCGGGAGATAAACCTGAACCACTGACAGATAAAATTGCGGGCGGGCGCACGGCGCACATCATGGAGTTCCCAACGACGGAGTTGGATGGCACAAACCTTGTGGATGCCGCCGACCTCTACGGCGAGGAAATGCCAACCCCGAGCGAATTCCTGTCCGCACGGCAGAGGAACGGAAAGCCGCTCGGTGCGGATGAGATTTTCCGCGAGACATGGTTGTGGCTGAAGGAGCGCGGCTGTGAGCGTCTCGTGAATCCTCGTCTCATCGAAAGCTACGCACAGGCATTTGCCCGTTTCATCCAATGTGAGGAAGCAATGAGTCAATACGGGCTCATTGGCAAGCATCCGACTACAGGCGGGGCGATTGCAAGCCCCTTCGTCCAAATGGGACAGGCGTTTCAGAAGCAGTCCAATCTGCTTTGGTATGAAATTTTCGACATCGTAAAGCAAAACTGCACCACGACATTCAGCGGCTCGCCGCAGGAAGATCGTATGGAGCGGCTGCTGAGGTCAAGAAAATAA
- a CDS encoding HNH endonuclease — protein sequence MPRKPKRPCRMTGCPNLTDRKSCYCETHEKTMQRHYDHFTRGYDQHERYGSAWRRIRDRHLAGHPLCEQCKERGRYVLATLVHHIRPISEGGTHDESNLMSLCVSCHERIHQRGSGDR from the coding sequence ATGCCGAGAAAGCCGAAGCGACCCTGCCGCATGACGGGGTGTCCGAACCTTACGGATCGAAAGAGCTGCTACTGCGAGACGCACGAGAAAACGATGCAGCGGCACTATGACCACTTCACGCGCGGCTACGATCAGCACGAGAGATACGGCAGTGCATGGCGCAGGATTCGTGATCGTCATTTGGCAGGGCATCCGCTCTGCGAGCAATGCAAAGAACGGGGGAGATACGTCCTTGCGACACTCGTGCATCATATCCGACCGATTTCTGAGGGAGGCACACATGATGAGAGCAATTTGATGTCGCTCTGCGTATCGTGCCATGAGCGGATTCACCAACGTGGCAGTGGCGACAGATAG
- a CDS encoding DUF1492 domain-containing protein, which yields MMTAKEYLSQAFKIDRKIDSMLEQSVRLRSMATKTTTVLSDMPGRATKNPHKLSDVVVKLVEQEEEIDREIDRLVSLRAEIYGVIQAVEDMDERLVLEMRYMGYHTVTEIARRMEVGERQIYRIHERGLQSVVVPS from the coding sequence ATGATGACCGCTAAGGAATATCTGAGCCAGGCATTCAAGATTGACAGAAAAATAGACAGCATGCTGGAACAGTCCGTGCGGCTGCGCAGCATGGCCACCAAGACCACCACCGTTCTTAGCGATATGCCGGGGCGTGCAACAAAGAATCCGCACAAGCTCTCCGATGTGGTGGTGAAGTTGGTGGAGCAGGAGGAAGAGATTGATCGTGAGATTGATCGCTTGGTAAGCCTCCGCGCCGAAATCTATGGCGTGATACAGGCTGTGGAGGATATGGATGAGCGGTTGGTCTTGGAGATGCGCTACATGGGGTATCACACGGTCACGGAGATTGCCAGGCGCATGGAAGTCGGGGAACGGCAGATATACCGTATCCATGAGCGCGGTCTGCAAAGTGTGGTCGTTCCTTCGTGA
- a CDS encoding DUF4406 domain-containing protein yields MNMIYISHPYTGAEKENRKAAAAIAAEFSKKYPHILFVNPLDGMRHLKAAKIPYDTVLEQCKTLLGKCNGVIMAGNWKNSNGCMEEYLYAVHHRLTIWEGTEEFDSEEVMPHDRCGTHASCKKCICTSCAHRLTCWNCNDCVQEAGQTVPIGYTGGDVWQPGCSRYEKKG; encoded by the coding sequence ATGAACATGATTTATATTTCCCATCCCTACACGGGGGCTGAAAAAGAGAACCGCAAGGCAGCAGCGGCGATTGCAGCAGAGTTTTCCAAGAAATATCCGCATATCTTGTTCGTTAATCCGCTCGATGGCATGCGGCACTTGAAGGCCGCCAAGATTCCCTACGATACGGTCTTGGAACAGTGCAAGACGCTTCTCGGCAAATGCAACGGTGTGATCATGGCAGGCAACTGGAAGAACAGCAACGGCTGCATGGAGGAATATCTGTACGCCGTTCATCATCGGCTGACAATTTGGGAAGGTACAGAGGAATTTGACAGCGAGGAAGTCATGCCCCATGACCGCTGCGGAACGCACGCGTCTTGCAAAAAATGTATCTGCACATCCTGCGCCCATCGACTTACATGCTGGAACTGCAACGACTGTGTGCAGGAGGCGGGGCAGACTGTTCCCATAGGATATACAGGTGGCGACGTTTGGCAGCCGGGCTGCTCCCGCTACGAAAAGAAGGGCTGA
- a CDS encoding RusA family crossover junction endodeoxyribonuclease, which translates to MIFFLDINPPTVTAQEKSVRIVGGRPIFYDPTPLKKAKVLLTAHLGKYRPTAPLDGALELRTTWLFSVGKSHKSGEWRTTRPDTDNLQKMLKDCMTRCGYWKDDAQVVREIVEKQWAAEPGIHIEIKQLGLQRTSNRNGEGYSDPTARDALRHCK; encoded by the coding sequence ATGATATTTTTCCTCGACATCAATCCTCCTACGGTGACCGCGCAGGAGAAATCCGTGCGGATCGTGGGCGGCAGACCGATATTTTATGACCCGACTCCCCTAAAGAAGGCAAAGGTGCTTCTGACCGCACATCTGGGGAAATATCGTCCGACCGCACCTCTGGACGGAGCCTTAGAGCTTCGCACCACATGGCTCTTCTCGGTGGGCAAATCCCATAAAAGCGGCGAGTGGCGCACGACCCGCCCGGACACCGACAATCTGCAGAAAATGCTCAAGGACTGCATGACCAGGTGCGGCTACTGGAAGGACGATGCCCAAGTCGTGCGGGAGATCGTGGAAAAACAGTGGGCGGCAGAGCCGGGGATTCACATTGAGATCAAGCAGCTGGGCTTGCAGCGTACCTCGAACCGCAATGGAGAAGGCTACAGCGACCCTACGGCAAGAGACGCGCTGAGGCACTGCAAGTAA
- a CDS encoding DEAD/DEAH box helicase, translating to MELRPYQVEAKQAILSAWSEGHRKTLLVLSTGLGKTIVFSSVTEHQVKLGHRVLIMAHRGELLTQAADKLKMLTGLDAAFEQGENRSLGSFFPVTVGSVQSLCQEKRLSMFPRDYFQDIIVDEAHHCLSESYQRVLSHFPNANVLGVTATPDRGDKQTLGTFFDSQAYEYSMSRAIREGYLSPVKARMIPLQLDISKAGISGVDYNAADIGCALEPYLHQIADEMARYCRGRKTVVFLPLIATSQKFCRMLNDIGMRAAEVNGMSDDRSKILAEFEHGMYDVLCNSMLLTEGWDCPAVDCIVILRPTKVRSLYQQMVGRGMRLFPGKENLLLLDFLWLTERHDLCRPSSLIAKDANIAAMMDENLRNDEEVDILEAEEEAERDVLREREEALARELAAMRSKKKKLVDPIQYALSIAAEDLTSYAPTFPWEMGPPSEKQLAFLENRGILPDTVENAGLASLLIDRLKRRQEEGLATPKQIRCLERYGFRRVGTWQFDTASALISRLAMNHWRVPQGMTPSVYTP from the coding sequence GTGGAACTTAGACCGTACCAGGTCGAGGCGAAGCAGGCAATCCTTTCCGCATGGAGCGAGGGGCATCGAAAGACGCTCCTCGTCCTCTCCACAGGGCTTGGAAAGACGATTGTGTTTTCCTCGGTGACAGAACATCAAGTGAAGTTGGGACACAGAGTCCTCATCATGGCGCATCGTGGGGAGCTTCTCACCCAAGCCGCCGACAAGCTGAAGATGCTCACAGGACTTGACGCTGCCTTTGAGCAGGGGGAAAACCGCAGCCTCGGCAGTTTCTTTCCCGTGACGGTAGGATCGGTGCAGTCTCTTTGCCAAGAAAAACGGCTCTCGATGTTCCCCAGGGATTACTTTCAGGACATCATCGTGGACGAAGCCCATCATTGTTTGTCGGAGAGCTATCAGCGTGTGCTTTCGCATTTTCCAAACGCCAATGTCCTCGGCGTAACGGCAACACCCGACCGTGGAGACAAGCAGACGCTCGGCACATTTTTTGACTCACAGGCTTATGAGTATTCCATGAGCCGCGCCATTCGGGAGGGGTATCTCTCTCCCGTCAAGGCACGGATGATTCCTTTGCAGCTGGACATCAGCAAGGCCGGAATCTCCGGTGTGGATTACAACGCGGCGGACATTGGCTGCGCCTTGGAGCCGTATCTCCATCAGATTGCAGACGAGATGGCGCGTTACTGCAGGGGCAGAAAGACCGTAGTCTTCCTACCGCTCATCGCCACATCGCAGAAGTTCTGTCGGATGCTGAATGACATCGGCATGAGGGCGGCGGAAGTCAATGGCATGAGCGATGACCGTTCGAAAATCCTCGCAGAGTTTGAGCATGGCATGTACGACGTGCTGTGCAACTCCATGCTCCTTACAGAAGGTTGGGACTGTCCCGCTGTGGACTGCATTGTAATTTTGCGCCCCACCAAAGTGCGGAGCCTCTATCAGCAGATGGTGGGACGGGGTATGCGGCTCTTTCCGGGCAAGGAGAACTTGCTGTTGTTGGACTTTCTCTGGCTGACGGAGCGTCACGATCTCTGCAGACCGTCGTCTCTCATTGCCAAGGACGCGAACATCGCCGCAATGATGGATGAAAACCTCCGAAATGACGAGGAAGTGGACATTCTCGAAGCTGAAGAGGAAGCGGAGCGGGACGTGCTGCGTGAACGGGAGGAGGCACTGGCGCGGGAACTTGCCGCGATGCGGAGCAAGAAGAAAAAACTTGTCGATCCCATCCAGTATGCGCTCTCCATCGCCGCCGAGGATCTCACCAGCTATGCACCGACCTTCCCTTGGGAAATGGGACCGCCGTCCGAAAAACAGCTTGCTTTCCTCGAGAATCGCGGCATCCTGCCCGATACCGTGGAAAATGCCGGTCTTGCCTCTCTCCTCATCGACCGTCTGAAACGGCGACAGGAGGAAGGACTCGCCACACCCAAGCAGATCCGCTGTTTGGAGCGTTACGGCTTTCGGCGCGTAGGCACATGGCAGTTCGACACCGCCAGTGCTCTGATCTCTCGCTTGGCGATGAATCATTGGCGCGTCCCCCAGGGGATGACGCCGTCCGTATATACACCGTGA